TATCGGCAGTCAGCCCACCGGCTACAAACAAAGGAATTCCATGTTGATGGGTCCAAGCCTGATAGGCAGGAATTCGATCCCACGCAAACGTTTTTCCAGAACCGCCACCATACAGGGGATCGTATGTATCGAGCAGTAAAGCATCAATTGTTCCGACATAGGCAGCCAATTCGTCCGCCGAGCGTTCTCTCTGTCCTTGACTGTCCACAGACCATGCCTTGAATACCTGTATACCAAAATACTCCCTGATTTCCCGACAGCGCTCTGGACTCTCCTGTCCATGCAGCTGTATGACATCCAAGGGTGCTTTCTCCATCACATCATTTAACAGTGCATCACCTGGGTTCACAAATACGCCCACGCTGCGCGGTCTGCTGCCTGAGGTCCATTCATCCAATACGCGAAGCAGCTCTCCAGCCTGTACGCCGTCAATCCGGCGCTTGCTGTCGGCAAACACAAAACCTATATAATCGACCGGTAAGTTTACCATAGATTTTAGCACTTCAACGCTTTGAAGTCCACAAATTTTTACGCCCGTTTTGTTCATACTTTAATCCCGTCCATCAATTCGGTTACAGCCTGTCCCACATCTTCCTTGCGCATCAGATGCTCCCCTACCAGGATGCCGTGTGCACCCACCGAATGCAGATACTTTACATCTTCCGGTCCAGCAATTCCGCTCTCACTGATGAACGTAATCCCTTTAGGAATTAGTGAGATCAGCTCCTCCGTCGTCTGGAGACGAGTCTCGAATGTTCGCAGATTTCGGTTATTTACGCCAATCAAGGTTGCTGTCCCCAGCTCCAGCACCGCTTTAAGCTCCTCACTGTCATGCACCTCTACCAATGCGTCCAGCCCAAGGTTCTTGGCGATTTGTAAAAAGGACCCTAATACACGCGGTTCCAGTATAGCGGCAATCAACAGCACTGCATCCGCTCCCAGCAAACGAGCTTCATATATTTGCCGTTCATCAATGATAAAATCCTTTCGCAACAGCGGAATCTTCACCTGATCGCGAATCTGCTGTAAATATTCAGGACTTCCCTGAAAATACGTCACATCTGTCAGTACAGAAATGCAATCCGCTCCTGCTCCCTCATATGCACGTGCAATGTCCACCGGATGGAAATCCGGTCGAATCAGCCCTTTGGATGGGGAAGCCTTCTTCACCTCAGCAATCAGTCCGAGCGGACGGTTGCGTCCGCTCGCGATCGCATTTTCGAATCCTCTCGTCGCAGGTAAATCAGCAATTAATCGTTCAGCTTTACTTATTTGAAAATGCTCCTTAAGCTGCTCCACTTCTTGTCGCTTCGTCACCACAATTTTATCAAGATACATATTGATATTCCCCCGTTGCCTGTATTAATTGGTCCAGCTTGGAAAGTGCCCGTCCAGAGTCAATGGCTTCGGCCGCTCGTACTACTCCGTCCGTCAAGGTAGCTGCTGTGCCTGATACATAAATGCACGCTCCTGCATTCGCTAACACAACATCCCGATAAGCTCCATGCTCTCCGTTTAAAATTCGTCGTATGATATCTGCGTTAACCTGTGCGTCACCGCCCAGTACCTGATCAAGAG
The Paenibacillus peoriae DNA segment above includes these coding regions:
- a CDS encoding phosphoribosylanthranilate isomerase: MNKTGVKICGLQSVEVLKSMVNLPVDYIGFVFADSKRRIDGVQAGELLRVLDEWTSGSRPRSVGVFVNPGDALLNDVMEKAPLDVIQLHGQESPERCREIREYFGIQVFKAWSVDSQGQRERSADELAAYVGTIDALLLDTYDPLYGGGSGKTFAWDRIPAYQAWTHQHGIPLFVAGGLTADNAEKLVHEYHPDGLDVSSGVETNGVKDIAKITAFVERVKQA
- the trpC gene encoding indole-3-glycerol phosphate synthase TrpC, which translates into the protein MYLDKIVVTKRQEVEQLKEHFQISKAERLIADLPATRGFENAIASGRNRPLGLIAEVKKASPSKGLIRPDFHPVDIARAYEGAGADCISVLTDVTYFQGSPEYLQQIRDQVKIPLLRKDFIIDERQIYEARLLGADAVLLIAAILEPRVLGSFLQIAKNLGLDALVEVHDSEELKAVLELGTATLIGVNNRNLRTFETRLQTTEELISLIPKGITFISESGIAGPEDVKYLHSVGAHGILVGEHLMRKEDVGQAVTELMDGIKV